A single window of Verrucomicrobiia bacterium DNA harbors:
- the coaE gene encoding dephospho-CoA kinase (Dephospho-CoA kinase (CoaE) performs the final step in coenzyme A biosynthesis.) has protein sequence MVQELISPRPERMIVGLTGCFGSGKSTVAHLFEELGAFVVSADRLAHEALEKGSEPFAKIKTQFKDALDGQKLDRKKLAKIIFSDAERRKDLESLVHPYVFKRIAEEIADAEERMVVLEIPLLYETGYDQYCFTNVVVTAPEKAIWARLEEDGFTEKEIRARLAAQMPLEEKARRAHLVIDNSGSLAKTKEQVKKIWNKLDTALKGAH, from the coding sequence CGGATGATTGTCGGGCTTACCGGATGCTTTGGTTCGGGAAAAAGCACGGTCGCGCATTTGTTCGAGGAGCTCGGCGCGTTCGTCGTCAGCGCCGACCGGCTCGCGCACGAAGCGCTGGAAAAAGGCAGCGAGCCTTTTGCGAAGATCAAGACGCAGTTCAAGGACGCGCTCGACGGGCAAAAGCTCGACAGGAAAAAGCTGGCGAAGATCATTTTCTCGGACGCCGAGCGGAGAAAAGACCTGGAAAGCCTGGTCCATCCATACGTGTTCAAGCGGATCGCGGAAGAAATCGCGGACGCGGAAGAGCGCATGGTGGTCCTCGAGATCCCGCTGCTCTACGAAACCGGTTACGACCAGTACTGCTTCACGAACGTCGTGGTGACCGCGCCGGAGAAAGCGATCTGGGCGAGGCTCGAGGAAGACGGATTCACGGAAAAAGAAATCCGCGCGCGCCTGGCGGCGCAGATGCCGCTGGAAGAAAAAGCACGGCGAGCCCATTTAGTCATCGACAATTCAGGCTCCCTGGCCAAAACCAAGGAGCAGGTAAAAAAAATCTGGAATAAATTAGACACTGCTTTGAAAGGAGCACATTAA